Proteins encoded within one genomic window of Bradyrhizobium sp. 186:
- a CDS encoding recombinase family protein: MTKITTEHLARNACVYIRQSTADQLAHNHESRRRQYGLVDRAKQLGWSNVEVIDDDLGRSGGGIARPGFERLLATICDGRVGAVLAIEASRLARNGRDWHTLIEFCGLVGTLIVDEDGIYDPRHPNDRLLLGMKGTMSELELSMFRHRSQEALKQKARRGALVLGVAAGYVKIGRDRIEKNPDKRVQDALQLVFTKFAELQSARQVHIWLREEGIELPVKSRQGEAHGVVWRLPAYNIVHNILTNPIYAGAYAFGRTTSRVSVKGGRKHVRRGVQKPMAEWDVLIKDHHAAYITWDEFEHNLEVIANNATGMSSALARGAARKGELLLPGLLRCGHCGRKLHVHYSGKIGRYNCYGARTNHGAARCISISGLSIDAAISNEVLRVLKPLGAEAALKAIKAQSSTTTAAERQLELSLQQARYEAAHARRQYDAVDPANRLVAGELERRWNEALQAVAKLEGEIAALIARRPPPFGEPERQQLVALGADLERAWLHPAATAATRKRILRAALTEIVVRRDGAIIHAVLHWQGGDHTQLQVKQRLNAAGRHNPRIPDDTIALVRELARLMPDRQIARLLNRAGVETGHGNAWTQERVCGFRNHHDIAVFRDGEWAERGEITLEAAAKLIGVCNMTALRMLRRGDIKGRQACAGAPWVIRAEDLAGFAKGKRRKPPLTQNTTQRVLDFQ, encoded by the coding sequence ATGACCAAAATCACGACTGAGCATCTCGCCCGCAACGCCTGCGTCTACATCCGGCAATCGACAGCAGACCAGCTCGCGCATAATCATGAGAGCCGACGGCGCCAATACGGCCTCGTCGATCGCGCCAAGCAGCTTGGCTGGAGCAACGTCGAAGTCATCGACGACGACCTCGGCCGGTCCGGCGGCGGCATCGCGCGTCCCGGCTTCGAGCGGCTGCTTGCAACGATCTGCGACGGCCGTGTCGGCGCTGTGCTCGCGATCGAGGCGTCGCGTCTTGCCCGTAATGGCCGCGACTGGCATACGCTGATCGAGTTCTGTGGATTGGTCGGCACGCTCATCGTCGACGAGGACGGAATCTACGATCCTCGCCATCCCAACGATCGGCTGCTGCTTGGCATGAAGGGCACGATGAGCGAGCTTGAACTCTCGATGTTCCGCCACCGCTCGCAGGAAGCGCTGAAGCAGAAGGCGCGCCGCGGCGCGCTGGTCCTCGGTGTCGCCGCCGGCTATGTGAAGATCGGTCGCGATCGCATAGAGAAGAATCCGGACAAACGCGTGCAGGACGCCCTGCAGCTGGTCTTCACCAAGTTCGCCGAGCTGCAAAGTGCTAGACAGGTGCACATCTGGCTGAGAGAGGAGGGCATCGAGCTGCCGGTCAAGTCGCGCCAAGGAGAGGCGCACGGCGTCGTGTGGCGACTGCCGGCCTACAACATCGTGCACAACATCCTGACCAATCCGATCTATGCAGGTGCCTACGCGTTCGGGCGCACGACGAGCCGTGTGAGTGTCAAAGGTGGACGCAAGCATGTCCGGCGTGGTGTGCAAAAGCCCATGGCGGAATGGGATGTCTTGATCAAGGATCACCACGCGGCCTACATCACCTGGGACGAGTTCGAGCACAACCTCGAGGTGATCGCCAACAATGCGACCGGCATGAGCAGCGCACTCGCTCGCGGAGCAGCTCGTAAAGGCGAGTTGCTGCTGCCCGGACTGCTGCGATGCGGCCACTGCGGCCGCAAGCTCCATGTGCACTACAGCGGCAAGATCGGCCGCTACAATTGCTACGGTGCGCGTACGAACCACGGTGCCGCGCGCTGCATTTCGATCAGCGGCTTGAGCATCGACGCAGCGATCAGTAACGAGGTCCTGCGCGTGCTGAAGCCGCTCGGCGCCGAGGCAGCACTCAAAGCGATCAAGGCGCAATCGAGCACGACGACCGCGGCCGAGCGCCAGCTGGAGCTGTCGCTGCAGCAGGCGCGCTACGAAGCCGCGCACGCGCGCCGACAGTACGACGCCGTCGACCCGGCAAACCGGCTGGTCGCCGGCGAGCTGGAGCGCCGCTGGAACGAGGCATTGCAGGCTGTCGCAAAGCTTGAAGGAGAGATCGCCGCCCTGATTGCGCGCCGTCCGCCGCCGTTCGGTGAGCCGGAGCGCCAGCAATTGGTGGCGCTCGGTGCTGATCTGGAGCGCGCCTGGTTGCATCCCGCTGCAACCGCCGCAACGCGCAAGCGTATCCTTCGCGCGGCACTCACGGAGATCGTCGTGCGCAGGGACGGCGCAATCATCCATGCGGTCCTGCACTGGCAAGGCGGCGATCATACCCAACTGCAAGTCAAACAGCGACTGAATGCGGCCGGCCGGCACAATCCACGCATCCCCGACGACACGATCGCACTCGTGCGTGAGCTGGCGCGGCTGATGCCCGATCGGCAGATCGCGCGCCTGCTCAATCGCGCTGGCGTGGAGACCGGGCACGGCAATGCCTGGACGCAAGAGCGCGTGTGCGGCTTCCGCAATCACCACGACATCGCCGTCTTCCGCGACGGCGAGTGGGCGGAGCGCGGCGAAATTACGCTCGAAGCGGCAGCAAAACTCATCGGCGTCTGCAACATGACGGCCTTGCGTATGCTCCGCCGCGGCGACATCAAAGGCCGACAAGCTTGCGCGGGCGCGCCTTGGGTGATCAGGGCCGAGGACTTGGCAGGTTTCGCCAAGGGAAAGCGTCGGAAGCCTCCGCTAACACAAAATACCACGCAGCGGGTCCTTGACTTTCAATGA
- a CDS encoding sulfotransferase domain-containing protein: protein MSRGDGMVGFALNALKEAYFGTHTKNLMLLRYETLTSKPAEAMKAVYDFIGEKPFQHDFDNVEFDADEFDNRLGTPGLHRLGRRVEQKKREMILPPDIFRRYENDNFWNGPGLNTRCVRVV, encoded by the coding sequence GTGTCGCGCGGCGATGGCATGGTGGGATTTGCCCTTAACGCGCTGAAGGAGGCATATTTTGGTACGCATACCAAAAATCTCATGCTGCTGCGTTACGAAACGTTGACGTCGAAACCCGCTGAAGCGATGAAGGCGGTCTATGACTTCATCGGCGAAAAACCTTTTCAGCACGATTTCGATAATGTCGAATTCGATGCCGACGAATTCGATAACCGGCTTGGCACTCCTGGGCTGCATCGCCTTGGCCGCCGGGTCGAGCAAAAGAAGCGCGAGATGATCCTGCCGCCCGACATTTTCCGCCGCTACGAGAACGACAATTTCTGGAACGGGCCAGGATTGAATACACGCTGCGTACGCGTGGTCTGA
- a CDS encoding IS91 family transposase, with translation MSRPVLEVADIFRDHGAAWRRANVGHVSLDQMKVMSAIERCRTAALGGHVARCEDCPHTVIAYNSCRNRHCPKCQGTAAKEWLAAREADLLPVPYFHVVFTLPAAIADIAYQNKAVIYDILFTTSAETMTTIAADPKHLGARIGITSVLHTWGSALTHHPHVHMIVPGGGISIDGTRWVPCRTDFILPVKVLSCLFRGLFLAKLVAAHRAGRLKFFGVHARLDNIRAFKAYLAPLRKIDGVVYAKRPFGGPRAVLAYLSRYTHRVAISNRRLIAADHTGVTFRWKNYRIEGPGRYQTMTLSTREFIRRFLMHVLPGGFHRIRHYGLLASGSRAANIARARELLAVPIRSEQQNASEAPAADEPRMLPRPCPCCGGRMFVIETFARGSEPKHRPTPTPAAIRIDTS, from the coding sequence ATGTCTCGCCCGGTGCTGGAGGTCGCGGATATCTTCCGCGACCACGGAGCGGCGTGGCGTCGTGCCAATGTCGGTCACGTCAGCCTCGACCAGATGAAGGTGATGTCGGCCATCGAGCGCTGCCGCACGGCGGCGCTCGGCGGCCATGTGGCGCGCTGCGAAGATTGCCCGCACACGGTCATCGCTTACAACAGCTGTCGTAATCGCCATTGTCCGAAGTGTCAGGGCACCGCTGCCAAGGAATGGCTCGCCGCGCGCGAGGCCGATCTGTTGCCGGTGCCGTACTTTCATGTGGTGTTCACGCTGCCGGCCGCCATCGCGGACATCGCCTATCAGAACAAGGCCGTGATCTACGACATCCTGTTCACGACCTCGGCCGAGACCATGACTACCATCGCGGCCGATCCCAAGCACCTCGGCGCCCGCATCGGCATCACCTCGGTGCTTCACACCTGGGGCTCGGCGCTGACGCATCATCCCCATGTCCACATGATCGTGCCGGGCGGCGGCATCTCCATTGATGGCACGCGGTGGGTACCGTGCAGGACAGACTTTATCCTGCCCGTGAAGGTTCTCTCGTGCCTGTTCCGGGGATTGTTCCTGGCCAAGCTCGTCGCCGCCCACCGGGCCGGACGTCTCAAGTTTTTCGGCGTCCACGCCCGCCTCGATAACATCAGAGCCTTCAAGGCGTATCTGGCGCCGCTGCGCAAGATCGATGGGGTGGTCTATGCCAAGCGGCCATTCGGCGGCCCCAGGGCCGTGCTCGCCTATCTGTCGCGCTACACCCACCGGGTCGCCATCTCCAATCGCCGCCTGATCGCGGCCGACCACACCGGCGTCACCTTCCGGTGGAAGAATTACCGGATCGAGGGGCCTGGCCGCTATCAGACCATGACGCTGTCGACCCGCGAGTTCATCCGACGCTTCCTGATGCACGTGCTGCCCGGGGGCTTCCACCGCATCCGGCACTACGGACTGCTGGCCAGTGGCAGCCGCGCCGCCAACATCGCGCGGGCGCGCGAACTGCTCGCCGTGCCGATCCGCTCCGAACAGCAAAATGCCTCAGAGGCCCCAGCGGCCGACGAACCCCGCATGCTGCCACGACCGTGCCCCTGCTGCGGCGGACGCATGTTCGTCATCGAGACCTTCGCGCGCGGCAGCGAGCCAAAGCACCGACCCACGCCCACGCCGGCCGCGATCAGAATCGACACCTCATGA
- a CDS encoding tyrosine-type recombinase/integrase, whose translation MSTVTVSPLRQRMIEDMNARKLCAGTQRGHIHSCKRFARFLKQSPDTATAEDIRRFQLHLSETGASICNRNRIMTGLRFLFRVTLRRLDLAAEIYHLREPQKIPLVMSQDETRRLLAVASSLKVRVLLSLGYGCGLRAGEVVRLKVKHIDSAQRIIRVEQSKSRKDRNVMLSPDTLDLLRQWWKTRPPSYDSTTPVAERWLFPGRKPGKPVTTRQLNRLFHEAADAAGIRKGVTLHALRHSFATHLLERGTDIRVIQALLGRATYCPRTTG comes from the coding sequence ATGAGTACGGTTACGGTCAGCCCGTTGCGCCAGCGCATGATCGAGGACATGAATGCACGCAAGCTCTGCGCGGGGACGCAGAGGGGTCATATTCACAGCTGCAAGCGGTTTGCTAGGTTTCTCAAGCAGTCCCCGGACACGGCCACGGCGGAGGATATCCGCCGGTTTCAACTGCATCTTTCCGAGACGGGCGCGAGCATCTGCAATCGCAACCGCATCATGACCGGGTTGCGGTTCTTGTTTCGCGTGACGTTGCGGCGACTGGATCTTGCGGCCGAGATTTATCACCTCCGTGAGCCGCAGAAGATTCCGCTGGTGATGAGCCAGGACGAGACCCGGCGCCTGCTCGCGGTCGCGAGTAGCCTCAAGGTGCGCGTGCTGCTCAGTCTCGGCTATGGCTGCGGCCTGCGCGCCGGCGAGGTGGTCAGGCTGAAGGTCAAGCACATCGATAGCGCGCAGAGGATCATTCGGGTCGAGCAGTCCAAGAGCCGCAAGGACCGCAATGTCATGCTGTCGCCCGACACGCTCGACCTGCTGCGCCAATGGTGGAAGACGCGCCCGCCGAGTTACGATTCCACAACGCCCGTGGCGGAACGCTGGCTGTTTCCCGGCCGCAAGCCCGGTAAGCCGGTGACAACCCGCCAACTCAACCGCCTGTTCCATGAGGCGGCCGATGCGGCCGGAATCCGCAAGGGCGTAACGCTCCATGCGCTTCGACACTCCTTTGCCACCCATCTCCTTGAACGTGGCACCGATATTCGCGTCATCCAGGCGCTGCTCGGAAGGGCGACATACTGCCCGCGAACAACAGGCTGA
- a CDS encoding helix-turn-helix transcriptional regulator encodes MDLRETFATNLRRLRNARGWSQDELALEAEISRSYLSQLEKGVYYVSIKVIGRLADKLNVEPDEFLKRTAKRGRAK; translated from the coding sequence ATGGATTTGCGGGAGACATTCGCCACTAATTTGCGTCGTCTGCGCAATGCGAGGGGATGGTCTCAAGACGAACTTGCTTTGGAAGCTGAGATAAGCAGGAGCTATCTGAGCCAGCTCGAGAAGGGCGTATATTACGTCAGCATAAAGGTCATTGGCCGCCTTGCCGATAAGCTCAACGTCGAGCCTGATGAGTTCCTAAAGCGCACGGCAAAGAGAGGTCGCGCCAAGTAA
- a CDS encoding EAL domain-containing protein, translated as MEKETAVKPARFGQRKIVPRACVADPKKHVRAFLCETLEELGFITCECAHSREVAAVIDLEVPDLFLLGFVGDGVETAKVLQSLADERFQGQVLLVGPRNSLALSALGQLGLRLGLTMRPLLAMPYGEKELRASLANFMPIRVPPPPAVDAAEALHKGWLELWYQPKINVRTLSVCGTEGLVRIRHPYWGIVSPSYFIPDHRDPHFVALSEFIINQAVADWHSFISESGSIEIAINLPLSFLTSPDALKTIRRLLPKHPAFSGIIVEITAAEVLRDLKLAKDIAEQLKWHNIGVSVDELGTEWPLLLNQDKLPFLELKVDREFIRGCADHLVKQTVCRRRLEVSHSLGTRTVAEGAETRGDFLTARELGFNVVQGYYFGKPMERKMFARHIFRRSGSTVAD; from the coding sequence TTGGAAAAAGAGACTGCCGTCAAACCGGCTCGGTTTGGGCAACGAAAAATCGTGCCACGCGCATGTGTCGCAGACCCAAAGAAGCACGTCCGAGCATTTCTCTGTGAAACGCTTGAAGAACTTGGATTTATTACCTGTGAATGCGCTCACTCACGTGAAGTAGCCGCAGTGATTGACCTCGAAGTGCCCGACCTGTTCTTGCTCGGGTTTGTTGGTGATGGAGTAGAGACAGCCAAAGTTTTGCAAAGCTTGGCGGATGAGAGGTTCCAGGGTCAAGTGCTTCTAGTCGGCCCCCGTAATTCGCTTGCATTGTCAGCGCTCGGGCAACTCGGATTGAGGCTTGGCCTAACGATGCGCCCCTTACTCGCAATGCCTTACGGCGAAAAGGAATTGCGAGCGAGTTTAGCTAATTTTATGCCTATACGAGTGCCGCCGCCTCCTGCTGTTGATGCCGCGGAAGCCCTCCATAAAGGGTGGCTTGAACTCTGGTATCAGCCCAAAATAAATGTACGTACTTTATCCGTGTGCGGCACCGAGGGGTTAGTTCGCATTCGGCATCCCTATTGGGGCATCGTGTCTCCGAGCTATTTCATCCCGGATCACCGTGATCCACATTTTGTCGCGCTATCCGAGTTCATCATCAACCAAGCCGTGGCTGATTGGCATAGCTTCATTTCCGAATCGGGATCAATCGAGATTGCGATCAATCTTCCGCTCTCATTCCTCACAAGTCCGGATGCGCTGAAGACAATTCGGCGCTTGCTTCCCAAGCATCCGGCGTTCTCGGGAATAATTGTAGAAATCACTGCCGCGGAGGTACTTCGAGACTTGAAGCTAGCAAAGGACATTGCAGAGCAGCTCAAGTGGCACAACATCGGTGTTTCCGTAGACGAGTTAGGTACGGAGTGGCCCTTGCTCCTAAATCAAGATAAATTGCCGTTCCTGGAGCTAAAGGTTGATCGGGAATTTATCCGGGGTTGCGCAGATCACCTAGTTAAGCAGACGGTCTGCCGCAGGAGATTGGAGGTATCTCATAGCTTGGGAACAAGGACCGTTGCTGAAGGGGCGGAGACCCGAGGCGACTTCCTCACGGCAAGGGAATTGGGTTTCAATGTGGTCCAAGGTTACTATTTCGGAAAACCGATGGAGCGCAAGATGTTCGCGCGGCACATTTTTCGCCGCTCGGGATCCACGGTCGCAGACTAA
- a CDS encoding integrase core domain-containing protein → MRWHRVGFRHYWRWKSRSSGGRPRINTELRVLIRRISVENPLWGAPRIHGELLKLGFEVAQPSVAKYMVKRREPPSQGWRTFLRNHAPEIAAMDFFVVPTIGFDLLYAFVIVRLDRRDLIWINVTANPTAEWVARQITEAFPWDEAPHFLIRDRDRIYGSVVTRRLRAMGIRDKPTAPGSPWQNGFAERLIGSIRRDCLDHMVVFGEAHLRRILRSYARYYNDLRTHRSLDKDAPVSRPVQRTGSIKSSPILGGLHHHYARV, encoded by the coding sequence GTGCGTTGGCATAGGGTCGGCTTTCGGCACTACTGGCGCTGGAAATCGCGGTCGTCAGGAGGCCGACCGCGGATCAACACCGAGCTGCGCGTGTTGATCCGGCGGATCAGCGTCGAAAATCCGCTTTGGGGTGCGCCGCGCATTCACGGCGAACTGCTCAAGCTCGGGTTCGAGGTCGCGCAGCCGAGCGTCGCCAAGTACATGGTGAAACGACGGGAGCCGCCCAGCCAGGGATGGCGGACCTTCCTGCGCAACCACGCGCCGGAGATTGCCGCCATGGATTTCTTCGTGGTCCCGACGATCGGTTTCGACCTGCTCTATGCCTTTGTCATCGTCCGGCTAGACCGTAGAGACCTCATCTGGATCAACGTCACGGCAAATCCCACGGCCGAATGGGTTGCACGTCAGATCACCGAGGCATTTCCCTGGGATGAGGCTCCGCACTTCCTCATCCGAGATCGCGACCGGATCTATGGCAGCGTCGTCACGCGCCGATTGCGCGCCATGGGCATCCGGGACAAGCCTACCGCACCGGGTTCACCTTGGCAGAATGGCTTTGCCGAACGGCTGATCGGGTCGATCCGCCGCGATTGCCTGGATCACATGGTCGTTTTCGGCGAGGCCCATCTCCGCCGGATCCTGCGATCCTACGCACGCTATTACAACGACCTCAGAACGCATCGATCATTGGATAAAGATGCACCGGTCTCTCGCCCGGTTCAACGGACCGGGAGCATCAAATCGTCCCCGATCCTTGGCGGTCTCCATCACCACTACGCCCGTGTTTAG
- a CDS encoding DUF2285 domain-containing protein: MQTPPLDPNVADLAPTEPAPTSYDEQHIVTYVRLLQAESEGADWREVARIVLHIDPEREPDRARNAYQSHLARAKWMTEQGRLLRGAGSN, encoded by the coding sequence ATGCAGACCCCGCCGCTCGATCCTAACGTGGCTGACCTGGCTCCCACAGAGCCAGCGCCGACATCTTACGACGAGCAGCACATTGTAACCTACGTTCGTCTTCTGCAGGCCGAGAGTGAGGGGGCGGACTGGCGGGAGGTCGCTCGAATAGTCTTGCATATCGATCCTGAGCGAGAACCAGACCGCGCGCGGAACGCATACCAGAGTCACCTCGCGCGCGCGAAGTGGATGACCGAACAGGGGCGTCTCTTGCGCGGTGCCGGTTCGAACTAG
- a CDS encoding ABC transporter substrate-binding protein, protein MKQRLIMWPAVVAGVVLVLAVAWAAILWTRPEPIRIAFANSLSGPSASAGTESLVAMQLAIDEVNAKGGVNGRPIELVLFDDASNPAVARANAQAIADSPCVAVLGHYLSSASLAAAPAYKDARIPALTGSAAADDLTSTNDYYFRALAPVSAQARSIAEHLRAVIKEPKVRLVHTRDSYGKSFERGFAAAYPAEQLRVFGLDVAVGQIGLMDGPLDAAAQEPGPGVIVVGAAPDFSADIVKALRRHGIKGTIIASQGAARESYLQNFANEPEEKAHPGFFSENLYAASSLMFDSAGVAAQAFAADYKAKAGTSPSWVAGGAYDAARLMIDALKRAAVHRRFMGQGIQKRSDSKVADRDRVRVALAAIDSPKSAVVGLTGRLYFNANRDIPRPIRMGFFHYGRFVTAPQQLVRIDQPDGIDLTAEQEKGHVIAFEDRRYWIQRVVYTGIDIIRVSRIDVKQNSFNVDFYLWMRFAGDDEAQTHVEFPALLDRGAFDPARPIQAGQEDGLSYRLYRINGDFKARFDLHDYPFDTQQLHLHFQNTEQRRELITYVIDRFGLRLADDGSSRAEDGAYSGLPLWRFLGLNYFVESLSSGSTLGKASLFGAEARTEFAGFDAAIMLRRSSAIYMLKNLLPLFLLVLVVFATLFFPETMFRERVTIPVTSILASAVLLVAVNSQIGDVGYTVVVEEMFYIFFVLCLMAILAGYRHEKLRDAGRKRVAVVLDHVAQVIYAGTVLAIIVVLYRRYAV, encoded by the coding sequence ATGAAGCAGCGGCTCATAATGTGGCCTGCCGTTGTTGCGGGCGTCGTCTTGGTGCTCGCTGTCGCCTGGGCCGCCATCCTCTGGACCCGCCCGGAGCCTATTCGCATTGCATTCGCCAATTCGCTCTCTGGCCCATCCGCCTCGGCCGGGACGGAAAGCCTGGTCGCGATGCAGCTTGCAATCGACGAGGTGAACGCCAAGGGTGGCGTCAACGGACGGCCGATTGAACTCGTTCTGTTCGACGACGCAAGCAATCCAGCCGTGGCGCGCGCGAATGCGCAGGCGATCGCCGACAGCCCATGCGTCGCTGTGCTCGGACATTATCTCAGCTCCGCGTCGCTCGCGGCAGCGCCGGCATATAAGGATGCGCGGATTCCGGCGCTCACGGGAAGCGCGGCCGCCGACGATCTGACATCCACCAATGATTACTATTTTCGCGCGCTGGCGCCGGTCTCAGCACAGGCGCGCTCGATCGCGGAACATCTGCGCGCCGTGATAAAGGAGCCAAAAGTCCGTCTCGTTCACACGCGCGATTCCTACGGCAAGAGTTTTGAGCGTGGATTTGCGGCGGCCTATCCGGCGGAGCAGTTGCGTGTGTTCGGACTGGACGTCGCAGTCGGTCAGATCGGATTGATGGATGGGCCGCTAGACGCTGCCGCGCAGGAGCCCGGACCCGGCGTTATCGTCGTCGGCGCGGCACCCGATTTTAGCGCAGACATCGTCAAGGCGCTGCGCCGCCACGGCATCAAGGGAACGATCATCGCATCCCAAGGCGCGGCCCGCGAAAGCTATTTGCAAAATTTCGCCAACGAGCCCGAGGAAAAAGCGCATCCGGGTTTCTTCAGCGAGAATCTGTATGCCGCTTCATCGTTGATGTTCGACAGTGCCGGCGTGGCGGCGCAGGCCTTTGCCGCCGACTACAAAGCGAAAGCGGGAACCTCGCCAAGCTGGGTTGCCGGCGGCGCGTATGACGCCGCGCGCCTGATGATCGATGCGCTGAAACGAGCTGCCGTACATCGCCGGTTTATGGGGCAGGGGATTCAGAAACGATCCGACAGCAAGGTTGCGGATCGCGACCGAGTGCGCGTCGCACTGGCCGCGATCGACAGTCCGAAATCGGCGGTCGTCGGACTAACGGGGCGGCTCTATTTCAACGCGAACCGCGACATTCCGCGCCCGATCCGAATGGGTTTCTTCCATTACGGTCGGTTCGTCACGGCGCCGCAGCAACTCGTGCGCATCGATCAGCCTGATGGAATCGATCTCACCGCGGAACAGGAGAAGGGCCATGTCATCGCGTTCGAGGATCGGCGCTACTGGATTCAGCGCGTCGTTTATACCGGCATCGACATCATTCGCGTCAGCCGGATCGACGTGAAGCAAAATTCGTTCAACGTCGACTTCTATCTCTGGATGCGGTTCGCTGGCGACGATGAGGCGCAGACGCACGTCGAATTCCCGGCATTGCTGGATCGCGGGGCGTTCGATCCAGCTCGGCCGATTCAGGCTGGACAGGAAGACGGCCTGAGCTACCGGCTCTATCGCATCAACGGCGATTTCAAGGCCCGTTTCGATCTCCATGATTATCCATTCGACACGCAGCAATTGCATCTACATTTCCAGAACACGGAACAGCGGCGGGAACTCATCACCTATGTCATCGATCGGTTCGGCTTGCGCCTCGCCGACGACGGAAGCTCGCGGGCCGAGGACGGGGCCTATTCCGGACTTCCGCTCTGGCGATTTCTCGGACTGAACTATTTCGTCGAATCCCTGTCCAGCGGATCGACGCTCGGAAAGGCGTCTTTGTTTGGTGCCGAGGCAAGGACGGAATTTGCAGGCTTCGATGCGGCCATCATGCTGCGCCGCAGCTCCGCCATCTACATGCTGAAGAACCTGCTGCCGCTGTTTCTGCTCGTGCTCGTCGTATTCGCGACGCTGTTCTTTCCCGAAACCATGTTTCGTGAACGGGTGACGATCCCAGTGACCTCGATCCTGGCGAGCGCGGTGCTGCTCGTAGCGGTGAACAGTCAGATCGGCGATGTCGGATACACGGTGGTGGTCGAAGAGATGTTCTACATCTTCTTCGTACTATGCCTGATGGCGATATTGGCGGGCTACCGACATGAAAAACTTCGGGACGCTGGCCGAAAGCGCGTCGCTGTTGTTTTGGATCACGTAGCGCAGGTCATTTATGCCGGGACGGTGCTCGCTATCATCGTCGTGCTCTACCGGCGTTATGCCGTGTGA
- a CDS encoding IS256 family transposase — protein sequence MNETSNIVALRQPDNIDDPLTNILRTGARQLLAQAVEIEVETFLATVKDLKLADGRARVVRHGYGPARTIATGIGPVEIARAKIRDRGAAGDGERIRFSSAILPLWARRTRSLDALLPVLYLRGISTGDFQEALTALLGKDAPNLSPAVISRLTAEWQGEYERWQKRDLSARRYVYVWADGIFLQARMEDHGECMLVLIGATPEGKKELIGFQVGVRESTQSWRELLIDVKQRGLQIAPEIAVGDGALGFWKALDEVFPGTRHQRCWVHKTVNVLDKVPLSVQANMKKDLREIYWAPNRAAAEAAIDVFAEKYRVKYGRAVECLAKDRDALLAFYDFPAEHWDHLRTTNPIESVFATVRHRTVRTKGSLSSTTARLMVFKLVVAASKTWRRLKGTNQLPKVIAGVRFNDGIEVIHMPANHAA from the coding sequence ATGAACGAGACTAGCAATATTGTTGCCCTTCGTCAGCCCGACAATATCGACGATCCACTGACCAATATTCTGCGAACTGGTGCGCGGCAGCTTCTGGCGCAGGCCGTCGAGATCGAAGTCGAGACGTTTCTTGCCACGGTGAAGGATTTGAAGCTTGCCGACGGGCGCGCCCGTGTCGTGCGGCATGGTTACGGCCCGGCGCGAACGATTGCGACCGGCATCGGCCCGGTCGAGATCGCGCGGGCGAAGATTCGAGACCGCGGGGCGGCCGGTGACGGCGAGCGGATCCGCTTCAGCTCGGCGATCCTGCCGCTGTGGGCGCGGAGGACCAGGAGCCTGGATGCGCTGTTGCCGGTGCTGTACCTGCGCGGCATCTCGACCGGTGATTTCCAGGAGGCGCTGACGGCCCTACTGGGCAAGGACGCGCCGAACCTGTCGCCGGCGGTCATCTCCCGGCTGACGGCCGAGTGGCAGGGCGAGTACGAGCGCTGGCAAAAGCGCGATCTGTCGGCGCGGCGCTACGTCTATGTGTGGGCTGATGGCATATTCCTGCAGGCACGCATGGAAGACCACGGCGAATGCATGCTGGTGCTGATCGGCGCGACGCCGGAAGGCAAGAAGGAGCTGATTGGCTTTCAGGTCGGCGTCCGGGAGAGCACGCAGAGCTGGCGTGAGCTCCTGATCGACGTCAAGCAGCGCGGGTTGCAGATCGCCCCGGAAATTGCCGTTGGTGACGGTGCGCTCGGCTTCTGGAAGGCGCTTGACGAGGTCTTTCCTGGCACGCGGCACCAGCGCTGCTGGGTGCACAAGACCGTGAACGTCCTGGACAAGGTGCCACTCTCGGTGCAGGCCAACATGAAGAAGGACCTGCGCGAAATCTACTGGGCGCCGAACCGGGCGGCCGCCGAGGCGGCGATCGACGTCTTCGCCGAGAAATACCGCGTCAAGTACGGCCGGGCGGTCGAATGCCTCGCCAAGGACCGTGACGCGCTGCTGGCCTTCTACGACTTCCCTGCCGAGCATTGGGATCACTTGCGCACGACCAACCCCATCGAAAGCGTGTTCGCAACCGTGCGGCACAGAACCGTGCGGACGAAAGGATCACTGTCGTCAACGACAGCAAGGCTGATGGTGTTCAAGCTGGTCGTCGCCGCATCGAAAACCTGGCGGCGGCTCAAAGGCACAAATCAGTTGCCGAAGGTCATCGCAGGTGTCAGATTCAACGACGGCATCGAGGTCATCCACATGCCGGCAAACCACGCCGCCTGA
- a CDS encoding DUF6499 domain-containing protein produces the protein MPAFVWRSPESYKSLQEADITDIAWECLRRNVDYQRDYRKMIVNSPDGEVTPEFRRRWGICFRS, from the coding sequence ATGCCTGCATTCGTCTGGCGATCGCCGGAGTCATATAAGAGCCTACAAGAAGCTGACATCACCGACATCGCCTGGGAATGTCTGCGTCGCAATGTCGACTACCAACGCGACTACCGAAAGATGATCGTCAACAGCCCGGACGGCGAAGTGACGCCAGAGTTCAGGAGGAGGTGGGGTATCTGCTTTCGCTCATGA